A window of Rhodothermales bacterium contains these coding sequences:
- a CDS encoding S9 family peptidase has translation MLSSWGAAPSKASPPREPAVIAKPPASWFVRKPLLRSLTLSPDGKHIAAISTGADKDFVVVRPTAGGKLRSVVEVRRDRFGPADTFEWVGWASNDALLVEHQHPRLRSRVNTRSSHYLVVSLDGSRADRIDESWPQDRRPSTYDAIGLLPRDPKHVLLNLRFRSARYPTPHRVDIIDGSYVEEEGSHWGIWAWHVDRLGRIRVAEGAAKPRGGIKEGALEHLMLAKVNPEADLEEIVRWNPLTEDGLFFAAFTPQPETIYVFAPIEPGGRHGIYEYSIPKRKLGELVFQHPEVDARRIATSRVDGRPLYISYWTDRPRQHFLDAEWKRLQAMIDGTLPNRTNRIVSRSLDEKTLIVKSESDVVPPEYYVFDRREGSLALLLSAYPKLESLELAPMKPVKYQARDGLTIHGYLTRPANAGNEPLPTIVFPHGGPSVRDVWGWDRIVQLLASRGFAVFQPNFRGSVGYGEDFKLKGWGEWGLAMQEDITDGVRWLVDQKLADPNRIGIFGISYGGYAALQGLASTPELYKAGASYAGVTDLRLTLSEAKIRFYHDDYSEWLIGDRQKDKAKLDAASPARNADQIRVPVLLGHGTRDTVVDVRQAEAMARALRKQKVPVELYIYENERHGFVDDRNAIDFYTKLVAFFERNL, from the coding sequence ATGCTCAGCAGTTGGGGCGCTGCGCCATCCAAAGCGAGTCCCCCGCGGGAACCCGCGGTCATCGCCAAGCCCCCGGCCTCGTGGTTCGTTCGAAAGCCCCTGCTCCGCAGCCTCACTCTGTCGCCCGATGGCAAGCACATCGCCGCCATCTCCACCGGTGCCGACAAGGATTTCGTCGTCGTTCGACCAACGGCAGGCGGGAAGCTGCGCTCCGTGGTCGAGGTGCGGCGCGATCGCTTCGGACCTGCGGACACCTTCGAGTGGGTGGGCTGGGCAAGCAACGATGCTCTTCTGGTCGAGCACCAGCACCCGCGGCTCCGCTCGCGGGTCAATACGCGGAGCTCTCACTACTTGGTCGTGTCTCTGGATGGCAGCCGTGCCGATCGCATCGACGAGAGTTGGCCGCAAGACAGGCGGCCATCCACCTACGACGCGATTGGCTTGCTGCCGCGTGATCCAAAGCACGTACTGCTCAACCTTCGGTTTCGATCCGCTCGCTACCCCACGCCTCATCGCGTGGACATCATCGACGGCAGCTACGTCGAAGAGGAAGGCAGCCACTGGGGCATATGGGCCTGGCACGTCGACCGCCTCGGCCGGATTCGTGTGGCCGAGGGCGCCGCAAAGCCTCGAGGGGGCATCAAAGAGGGAGCGCTCGAACATTTGATGCTTGCCAAGGTGAACCCCGAGGCTGACCTCGAGGAGATCGTCCGCTGGAACCCGTTGACGGAGGACGGACTCTTCTTCGCGGCGTTCACGCCTCAGCCGGAGACCATCTACGTGTTCGCGCCGATCGAACCCGGCGGCCGCCATGGCATCTACGAGTACAGCATCCCCAAGCGAAAATTGGGCGAGCTGGTCTTCCAGCATCCCGAGGTCGATGCGCGCAGGATCGCGACGTCTCGCGTCGATGGCCGTCCACTCTACATCTCATACTGGACCGATCGACCACGCCAGCACTTCCTCGACGCCGAGTGGAAGCGTCTACAGGCGATGATCGACGGGACGCTCCCGAACCGAACCAACAGGATCGTCAGCAGAAGCCTCGACGAAAAGACCCTAATCGTGAAGTCGGAGTCTGACGTGGTGCCCCCAGAGTACTACGTCTTCGATCGTCGCGAAGGTAGCCTGGCTCTCCTGCTGAGCGCGTACCCCAAGCTCGAGTCGCTCGAGCTGGCGCCGATGAAGCCGGTGAAGTACCAGGCGCGCGACGGCCTCACGATTCACGGGTATCTGACGCGGCCGGCAAACGCCGGGAACGAGCCCTTGCCCACGATCGTGTTTCCGCATGGAGGGCCCTCCGTGCGTGACGTCTGGGGCTGGGACAGGATCGTGCAGCTCCTGGCCAGCCGGGGCTTTGCGGTGTTTCAGCCGAATTTCCGCGGCTCGGTCGGCTACGGCGAGGACTTCAAGCTGAAGGGCTGGGGGGAGTGGGGCCTCGCGATGCAGGAAGACATCACTGATGGCGTGCGATGGCTCGTCGACCAGAAGCTCGCCGACCCCAATCGAATTGGCATCTTCGGAATTAGCTATGGGGGCTATGCCGCGCTTCAGGGACTGGCGTCGACACCGGAGCTCTACAAGGCGGGCGCAAGCTATGCCGGCGTGACCGACCTCCGACTCACGCTCTCAGAAGCCAAGATCCGCTTCTATCATGACGATTATAGCGAGTGGCTGATCGGTGACCGACAAAAGGACAAGGCCAAGCTGGACGCCGCATCCCCGGCTCGCAACGCGGACCAGATCCGGGTGCCGGTTCTGCTTGGACACGGCACCCGCGACACCGTCGTCGATGTGCGTCAAGCCGAAGCAATGGCGAGAGCGCTCCGGAAGCAAAAGGTCCCGGTGGAGCTCTACATCTACGAAAACGAGCGGCACGGTTTCGTAGACGACCGAAACGCCATTGACTTCTACACCAAGCTGGTCGCATTCTTCGAACGAAACCTGTGA
- a CDS encoding nuclear transport factor 2 family protein codes for MATIGGRMSNQEFARWWVKAWSNRDVDAVADCFAENVRFVSPRAAEVTGKAVVVGRQALRDYWRRAVASAESIEFQLDRILEDADGKRIVIVYTSDIDGRRKRACEFMQFDEEGKVVAAEAMHGCVLP; via the coding sequence ATGGCTACCATCGGCGGCAGAATGAGCAACCAGGAGTTCGCTCGGTGGTGGGTGAAGGCGTGGTCGAATCGAGACGTTGACGCCGTTGCGGATTGTTTCGCAGAAAACGTCCGATTCGTGAGTCCGCGGGCAGCGGAAGTGACCGGAAAAGCCGTGGTGGTTGGACGCCAGGCGCTTCGAGACTACTGGCGACGCGCTGTGGCAAGCGCCGAATCCATCGAGTTCCAGCTCGATCGGATACTGGAAGACGCAGACGGCAAGCGCATCGTGATCGTGTACACCTCGGACATCGACGGCCGACGGAAGCGCGCCTGCGAGTTCATGCAATTCGACGAGGAAGGCAAGGTCGTGGCCGCCGAGGCCATGCACGGTTGCGTGTTGCCGTAG
- a CDS encoding NADPH:quinone reductase produces MQAAWYEKQGPPGESLVVGEMAEPTPGAGELRIRIAASGVNPGDVKKRQDTFGVGMPYPRVVPHSDGAGTVDQVGDGVDAQWVGKRVWCFGAQSYRPFGTAAELCVVPESQVSELPADASFEQGALLGIPGLTAHRAIHAGGPVDGRTVLVQGGAGAVGTYAVRLARLAGATVIATVQKAGQSDTAKEAGAHHVVQSGERLLEEVTALAPDGVDHIVEVAFAANIGIDERMLKLGGSIAAYASNAPEATIPFWPLVFKNVRVFFLGSDDFPIEAKRQAAHDLSAAIEHAWVGLPIGARFGLADIADAHAYIEERRGPGRVIVVL; encoded by the coding sequence ATGCAAGCGGCGTGGTATGAAAAGCAGGGTCCTCCAGGCGAATCGCTGGTCGTAGGAGAGATGGCCGAACCGACCCCGGGCGCCGGCGAGCTTCGCATTCGAATCGCCGCGTCCGGCGTGAATCCTGGCGATGTGAAGAAGCGGCAGGACACCTTTGGTGTCGGGATGCCCTACCCGCGGGTCGTGCCGCACAGCGATGGGGCAGGAACCGTGGACCAGGTGGGGGACGGCGTCGACGCTCAGTGGGTTGGGAAGCGCGTTTGGTGTTTTGGCGCGCAGAGCTATCGACCGTTTGGAACCGCGGCGGAGCTTTGCGTCGTTCCGGAGTCGCAGGTGTCGGAGTTGCCGGCGGACGCGAGCTTCGAGCAAGGTGCGCTCCTCGGGATCCCCGGGCTCACCGCACATCGAGCGATTCATGCGGGTGGGCCGGTCGATGGACGCACCGTTCTCGTTCAAGGCGGTGCGGGCGCAGTGGGCACCTACGCGGTGCGACTTGCGCGGCTCGCTGGCGCCACCGTCATCGCCACCGTGCAGAAGGCGGGCCAGTCCGACACTGCCAAAGAAGCCGGGGCGCACCACGTGGTGCAATCCGGAGAGAGGTTGCTCGAAGAGGTGACCGCCCTCGCACCGGACGGCGTCGACCACATCGTCGAGGTGGCTTTCGCTGCCAATATCGGCATCGATGAACGGATGCTCAAGCTCGGCGGCTCCATTGCCGCCTACGCGAGCAACGCGCCTGAGGCGACAATTCCTTTCTGGCCGCTGGTGTTCAAGAACGTGCGCGTGTTCTTCCTAGGCAGCGATGACTTTCCGATCGAGGCGAAACGCCAGGCGGCGCACGACCTGAGCGCCGCGATCGAGCACGCTTGGGTCGGCTTGCCCATCGGCGCGCGCTTTGGGCTCGCGGACATTGCCGACGCGCACGCTTATATCGAAGAGCGCCGCGGCCCAGGCCGTGTGATCGTGGTTTTGTGA